A region from the Oceanococcus sp. HetDA_MAG_MS8 genome encodes:
- a CDS encoding OmpA family protein — protein sequence MAEAAAEEEKAPEGTPIPPWMATFADLMCLLMCFFVLLFAFSDIEKEKFKKVAGSMKQAFGGVQFIKSNSEDSVEGLEKGIVSKTGSMSTPLDQKTEQAAREARTEQLLKELKSVMSKEIEEQKIVVERDGEDIIIRFPENVSFASGKAELVQTAIPLIQRVVSLIDAEQKIIVAGHTDDVPIRSGRFRSNWELSATRAAAVAEVLVAEQTFDPSTLTVAGYADTRPLVANDSPENRAKNRRVEIIARASVTGPDGQTTEVDVGRMIVD from the coding sequence ATGGCTGAAGCCGCCGCAGAAGAAGAAAAAGCACCCGAGGGCACGCCTATTCCGCCCTGGATGGCGACCTTCGCCGATTTGATGTGCTTGTTGATGTGCTTTTTTGTGCTGCTATTTGCTTTTTCGGATATCGAAAAAGAGAAGTTCAAGAAGGTGGCGGGGTCCATGAAGCAAGCTTTCGGTGGAGTCCAATTCATCAAGAGCAATAGCGAAGACTCGGTAGAGGGCTTAGAGAAGGGCATTGTCTCCAAGACCGGCAGTATGTCCACACCACTCGATCAGAAAACCGAGCAGGCCGCTCGTGAGGCCCGCACCGAACAGCTCTTGAAGGAGCTTAAGTCGGTGATGAGCAAGGAGATAGAAGAGCAAAAAATTGTGGTGGAAAGGGATGGCGAGGACATCATCATTCGTTTTCCAGAAAACGTTTCTTTTGCCTCTGGAAAAGCCGAACTAGTTCAGACGGCCATACCGCTCATCCAGCGCGTGGTCAGCCTTATTGATGCGGAGCAAAAGATCATTGTGGCGGGGCATACGGACGATGTGCCCATCCGCAGTGGGCGTTTTCGCTCCAACTGGGAACTGTCAGCTACCCGTGCTGCAGCAGTGGCGGAGGTGTTAGTTGCTGAACAGACTTTCGATCCCAGTACTTTGACTGTTGCAGGTTATGCCGACACTCGTCCCTTGGTTGCTAATGACAGCCCGGAGAATCGAGCCAAGAATAGACGAGTAGAGATCATTGCCCGAGCCTCGGTGACTGGTCCAGATGGGCAGACTACCGAAGTCGATGTGGGCCGCATGATTGTTGACTAG
- a CDS encoding DUF3369 domain-containing protein encodes MNDDIIIVEDDQPGAEAPTGAWKVLIVDDEPSVHDITLVALSDFRFAGRGLEFIHAYSGEEARKLLSSHPDVAVMLVDVVMENDHSGLDFVRYAREEAGLHFPRITLRTGQPGQAPEREVITQYDINDYKQKTELTQEKMFTVMHTSIASYRDLIALDHSRRGLRKIIEAANTLYEFQSIEQFAQGVLEQLAALLYLDHETLVLRTEGLAAAETQSDIEILAGTGQFSSLVGQKAREVLDPQLFALLVKSSEQGSAVAAGAHFTAVYETRRNTKNILYIAGKTDITPPQRELIDLFCQCVAQAQDTLQTIHNKLAAGGVAN; translated from the coding sequence ATGAATGACGACATCATCATTGTTGAAGACGACCAACCCGGCGCAGAAGCACCCACTGGCGCCTGGAAAGTGCTCATCGTGGATGATGAGCCCTCGGTGCATGACATCACCCTGGTCGCGTTATCGGACTTTCGATTTGCCGGGCGAGGGCTGGAGTTCATTCACGCTTATTCGGGAGAGGAAGCACGTAAGCTCCTCAGCAGCCACCCCGATGTGGCGGTCATGCTGGTCGACGTGGTGATGGAAAACGACCACTCCGGGCTGGATTTTGTCCGTTATGCACGCGAAGAGGCAGGCCTGCACTTCCCCCGCATTACTCTGCGCACCGGACAACCCGGCCAGGCTCCGGAGCGTGAAGTCATCACCCAGTATGACATCAACGATTACAAGCAAAAAACAGAACTCACTCAGGAAAAAATGTTTACGGTGATGCATACCAGCATTGCCTCTTACCGTGACCTCATCGCGCTGGATCATAGTCGACGCGGCCTGCGCAAGATCATCGAAGCCGCCAACACCCTGTACGAGTTTCAATCCATCGAGCAGTTTGCTCAGGGGGTATTGGAGCAACTCGCTGCCTTGCTTTACCTGGACCATGAAACTTTGGTGCTACGTACCGAAGGTCTGGCTGCGGCGGAGACCCAAAGCGATATCGAGATTCTTGCCGGCACCGGGCAATTTTCATCCTTGGTGGGGCAAAAGGCCCGCGAGGTCCTCGACCCTCAGCTCTTTGCACTTCTGGTCAAAAGCAGTGAGCAAGGCAGCGCCGTAGCTGCGGGGGCCCATTTCACAGCCGTGTACGAAACCCGCCGCAACACAAAGAACATTCTTTACATCGCCGGCAAAACGGACATTACTCCGCCCCAGCGTGAGCTTATCGACTTGTTTTGCCAATGCGTCGCTCAGGCGCAGGACACCCTGCAAACCATCCATAACAAACTCGCGGCAGGAGGCGTCGCCAATTAG
- a CDS encoding response regulator, with amino-acid sequence MSQTLNCVLLVDDDPATNFLHRLVLRDSGQVRHIHDVLSADMAMQYLQRCRTSEHAESHPCPDLILLDLNMPGTTGWQFLDRLKDAQLDLKPTICILTTSANPADRELAASHEQVHDFLTKPLDGASFAKLLAKHYS; translated from the coding sequence ATGTCCCAAACCCTAAATTGCGTCTTACTCGTTGATGACGACCCAGCCACAAATTTTTTGCACCGCCTAGTTTTGCGCGACTCAGGCCAGGTTCGTCACATCCATGACGTACTGAGCGCCGATATGGCCATGCAGTATTTGCAAAGGTGCCGCACTAGCGAGCACGCGGAAAGTCACCCCTGCCCGGACCTCATCCTGTTGGATTTGAATATGCCTGGAACCACAGGATGGCAGTTCCTCGACCGCCTGAAGGATGCGCAATTAGACCTGAAGCCAACCATTTGTATTCTCACCACCTCAGCCAACCCAGCAGATCGCGAGCTAGCAGCCAGCCATGAGCAGGTCCATGATTTTCTGACCAAGCCGCTGGATGGGGCTAGCTTCGCCAAGCTACTGGCTAAGCATTACTCCTAA
- a CDS encoding response regulator, whose amino-acid sequence MDNDTLVWVEDDEHTDGHTEQQPPWRILIVDDEPAVHRITQLALDAFEYQGRGLAFLHAYTAAQAIEILDQEPTDIALILLDVVMESDDAGFRVVHHVRQHQGNANCRIILRTGQPGQAPARQVIREYDINDYHSKAELSAERMHTIVYTALAMFDQLRQLQLREHQLEKAYADIEQLVYITSHDLQEPLLSITTLSQRLLEVNRQQLDTDGVRCIEFIEDAVKRMSAQVRALLDHARLGEQLPLESIHIESIVQAYRQAHRQSLSDLRVRLDCAVMPPVQGQVSKIHLLIHELLDNAIKFRCAKTPLHIRVESHQMNGEQVYCVADNGIGIAAEHQDKVFHVFQSIHPRGTYSGTGIGLAHCRKIVEQHGGRMWMDSHPGDGTTVYFTLPGT is encoded by the coding sequence GTGGACAACGACACCCTGGTTTGGGTTGAAGACGACGAGCACACAGATGGCCATACGGAGCAACAACCGCCATGGCGCATCTTGATTGTGGACGATGAGCCGGCGGTGCATCGCATTACGCAACTGGCTTTGGACGCCTTTGAATATCAAGGTCGCGGCCTTGCTTTTCTACATGCCTACACCGCAGCACAGGCCATCGAGATTCTCGACCAGGAGCCAACCGATATTGCCCTTATCCTGCTTGATGTGGTGATGGAATCGGATGATGCGGGGTTTCGAGTTGTCCATCACGTCCGCCAACACCAGGGCAATGCCAACTGCCGCATCATCTTGCGTACTGGGCAGCCGGGGCAGGCACCCGCACGGCAGGTGATTCGTGAATACGACATCAACGACTACCACAGCAAAGCCGAGCTGAGCGCCGAGCGTATGCACACCATCGTGTATACCGCCTTAGCGATGTTTGACCAACTGCGCCAACTGCAGCTGCGGGAACACCAATTGGAGAAGGCCTATGCCGACATCGAACAATTGGTGTACATCACCTCGCACGACTTACAAGAACCCCTACTCAGCATTACGACGCTGAGTCAGCGCTTACTCGAGGTGAATAGACAGCAGCTGGATACAGACGGGGTACGTTGCATCGAATTCATTGAGGATGCGGTGAAGCGAATGAGCGCACAGGTCAGAGCTCTGTTAGACCATGCCAGGCTGGGCGAACAACTCCCGCTGGAAAGCATTCACATTGAAAGCATCGTTCAAGCCTATCGGCAGGCGCACAGGCAAAGCCTGAGCGATCTCCGAGTCCGCCTAGACTGTGCCGTGATGCCGCCAGTACAGGGCCAGGTGAGCAAGATTCATTTGCTCATCCACGAACTACTCGACAACGCGATTAAGTTCCGATGCGCCAAGACACCACTGCATATCCGTGTGGAAAGCCACCAGATGAACGGCGAGCAGGTCTACTGCGTCGCAGATAACGGCATCGGGATCGCCGCGGAACATCAGGACAAAGTCTTTCATGTATTCCAAAGCATTCATCCCCGCGGGACCTACTCCGGAACGGGAATTGGTCTTGCGCACTGTAGAAAAATCGTAGAGCAGCATGGTGGTCGGATGTGGATGGACTCCCATCCGGGGGACGGCACCACCGTGTATTTCACCCTTCCCGGTACCTAA